In the genome of Drosophila subpulchrella strain 33 F10 #4 breed RU33 chromosome 2L, RU_Dsub_v1.1 Primary Assembly, whole genome shotgun sequence, one region contains:
- the LOC119547709 gene encoding protein O-mannosyl-transferase TMTC2: MPSLEPWLGGDSCSWLGMLRLRLHKSNMDFTCLFCCSLAFVLYLNTLNAGFVYDDRRAILANADVAGGTPWQRSFSNDFWGTPLTDSGSHGSWRPLCVLSFRLNYLIGGGFAPWGFHLVNNLLHCVATALVVRVARTLLASVWAVLAAGALFAAHPIHTEAVAGVVGRADVAACVCYLLTYLSYLRHMRWRESGDPRQWLALGATLLLALAGLLCKETAVTALLVCALFDVMRGLSGTVDKQRLRSVCIVIGALCCGAYCRLVIVPGPQTAFSSADNPIARTPSAWTRLLTFLYLPVFNLRLLLQPNVLSFDWGMDALPRVTSLWDRRNAQSGCFYSVLVGVAWRSCRQLLSGPSKEVTNSGVSSFPQYHIQKVASRKSRSKRKRMANNSSKYQAFEAAYHHQQDGSLPCRDCNNNNSSGYVYEGSSPVSNQTPTQSPHLVSSAFRGSRSSSSCSNSTNSSSSSSSSSSSSSSSSSSSSGSFRCSSKDYALEGMSPGNRHACVLIMSLSFLALPFLPASNLLFYVGFVVAERLLYLPSVGFCLLVGYGVSKLMASNRRTRITLLLSFSVLLAAMSLRTLRRNADWRDEESLYRSAIAINPPKALGNLGSVLSSQGRYEEAKQVLQEAIRYRPNMADVHFNLGILHQNQQVYPAAVECFQRAIKFRPNLAVAYLNLGISFIALGKRQQAIEVLQAGSNLDGASVRDRGAHDQARSSAYLQLGALYVEQGKLQRALAIYREALSSLPGLPQQREVLYQRIGDVLGRLQQWDEAERHHRAALELQPNQVAAHLSYGITLARNSSRASEAEMWFKRALQLAPEQASVYHHYAEFLSLQSRHHESAIYHRRAAELAPNDYALVVAAATAMRLLDRKVEAELWYRKAVALRPDDAHAHTNLGAILHLLGRTNHAAASYKAALRLQPGDAITLGNLAKLGVTNV; this comes from the exons CATGGACTTCACGTGTCTGTTCTGCTGCAGCCTGGCCTTCGTCCTATATCTGAACACCCTGAACGCTGGCTTCGTCTACGACGACAG ACGCGCCATCCTGGCGAATGCGGATGTCGCGGGCGGAACTCCCTGGCAGCGGAGCTTCTCGAACGACTTCTGGGGCACTCCGCTGACGGACAGCGGATCCCACGGCTCGTGGCGACCGCTGTGCGTGCTCAGCTTCCGGCTGAACTATCTCATCGGCGGGGGATTTGCGCCGTGGGGCTTCCACCTGGTCAACAATCTGCTCCACTGTGTGGCCACCGCATTGGTGGTGCGAGTGGCCCGAACGCTTCTGGCCTCCGTGTGGGCGGTTCTGGCCGCCGGCGCCCTCTTCGCCGCCCACCCGATTCACACGGAGGCGGTGGCCGGGGTGGTGGGTAGGGCGGACGTGGCGGCCTGCGTCTGCTACCTGCTCACgtacctcagctacctgcgacACATGAGGTGGCGCGAGTCCGGGGATCCGCGCCAGTGGCTGGCCCTGGGAGCCACCTTGCTCCTGGCCCTGGCCGGCCTGCTCTGCAAGGAGACAGCCGTCACGGCGCTCCTGGTCTGCGCCCTCTTTGACGTGATGCGAGGGCTCAGTGGAACGGTGGACAAG CAACGCCTTCGATCCGTGTGCATAGTGATTGGAGCTCTGTGCTGCGGGGCTTACTGCCGCCTGGTAATTGTTCCAGGACCGCAGACGGCCTTCTCCAGTGCGGACAACCCGATCGCGAGGACTCCCTCCGCCTGGACGAGATTGCTGACCTTCCTCTACCTGCCCGTCTTCAATCTGCGTCTGCTGCTCCAGCCGAATGTGCTGAGTTTCGACTGGGGCATGGATGCCCTGCCCAGGGTCACATCTCTGTGGGATCGCCGTAATGCCCAGTCAGGCTGTTTCTACTCGGTTTTGGTGGGCGTGGCGTGGCGTAGCTGTAGGCAACTGCTAAGCGGGCCAAGCAAGGAGGTTACCAACAGCGGAGTGTCCTCCTTTCCGCAGTACCACATCCAAAAGGTGGCCAGTCGCAAATCCCGCTCCAAGCGCAAGCGAATGGCCAACAATAGCAGCAAGTACCAAGCCTTTGAGGCAGCCTATCACCATCAGCAGGATGGATCGCTTCCATGTCGCGAttgcaacaacaataatagcAGTGGCTATGTCTACGAGGGGAGCTCCCCCGTTTCGAACCAAACCCCAACCCAAAGCCCTCACCTCGTGTCTTCCGCCTTCCGCGGCtcccgcagcagcagcagttgcaGCAATAGCACAAATAGCTCCAGTTCCAGCTCGAGTTCCTCCTCCAGTTCGAGTTCCAGTAGCTCCAGTTCGAGTGGCAGCTTTCGGTGCTCCTCAAAAGATTACGCGCTGGAGGGGATGTCACCGGGAAATCGGCATGCCTGCGTGCTCATCATGTCGCTTAGCTTCCTGGCCCTGCCCTTCCTGCCTGCCAGCAATCTTCTGTTCTACGTGGGATTTGTAGTCGCGGAACGACTTCTATACCTTCCCAGCGTGGGATTTTGTCTACTGGTGGGCTATGGGGTCTCAAAACTGATGGCCAGCAATCGGAGAACCCGCATTACCCTACTACTGAGCTTCAGTGTCCTTTTGGCCGCCATGAGCCTGCGGACCTTGAGAAGGAATGCCGATTGGCGGGACGAGGAGAGCCTGTACCGCAGCGCCATTGCCATCAATCCGCCAAAGG CGTTGGGCAATCTGGGCAGCGTACTCAGCTCGCAGGGGCGTTATGAGGAGGCCAAACAGGTCCTGCAGGAGGCCATTCGGTACAGGCCCAACATGGCGGATGTGCACTTTAACCT GGGCATCCTGCACCAGAATCAGCAGGTCTATCCCGCAGCTGTCGAGTGCTTTCAGCGCGCCATCAAGTTCCGACCAAATCTGGCGG TGGCCTACCTCAACCTGGGCATATCATTCATAGCGCTGGGAAAACGCCAGCAGGCCATTGAAGTTCTGCAGGCGGGCTCCAATTTGGATGGGGCCTCGGTGCGAGATCGGGGTGCCCATGATCAGGCCCGCAGCTCGGCCTACTTGCAGTTGGGCGCCCTCTACGTGGAGCAGGGAAAACTCCAGCGAGCTCTGGCCATCTATCGGGAGGCCCTGTCCTCGCTGCCAGGGTTGCCGCAGCAGCGGGAGGTCCTTTACCAGCGAATCGGGGATGTCCTTGGTCGCCTGCAGCAGTGGGACGAAGCGGAGCGGCACCATCGAGCAGCCCTCGAACTGCAGCCCAACCAGGTGGCCGCCCATCTCTCCTACGGCATCACACTGGCCAGAAAT AGCAGCCGAGCCTCGGAGGCAGAGATGTGGTTCAAGCGAGCCCTGCAACTGGCGCCCGAGCAGGCCAGCGTCTACCATCATTATG CCGAATTCCTGTCGCTGCAGTCGCGACATCATGAGTCCGCTATCTACCATAGGAGAGCCGctgaattggcgcccaacgatTATGCCCTGGTGGTGGCAGCTGCCACCGCTATGCGACTGTTGGACAGGAAAGTGGAGGCAGAGCTGTGGTACAGAAAG GCTGTGGCTCTGCGACCCGACGATGCCCATGCTCACACCAATCTGGGGGCCATTCTGCATCTGCTGGGACGGACGAATCATGCGGCTGCCAGTTATAAGGCGGCCCTGCGACTTCAGCCCGGAGATGCCATCACGCTGGGCAATCTGGCCAAGCTGGGCGTTACGAATGTCTAG